The following are encoded together in the Daucus carota subsp. sativus chromosome 5, DH1 v3.0, whole genome shotgun sequence genome:
- the LOC108220205 gene encoding dof zinc finger protein DOF2.1 produces MDHSSAQHNQEMASHETLESMLVCSNNNKAGEEKKLKPPPEQALKCPRCDSSNTKFCYYNNYSLTQPRYFCKSCRRYWTKGGTLRNVPVGGGCRKNRRSSSSSTSSSSSRIRTSQDHHPSLLQANPLLAAYDSTDLSLAFARLQNGQLGFDHYQNHDHDQFSVMGNNPNAGSTHGFLDAIRNGYLENPFNGFQNASYYGNNAENVGGMNVNVEAQMGNLPYEDLMSSGATTQAVTVTTVKQEGPSVAREAAVAPEAGRVLWGYPWQLNGGGDGGSIMGDVDAAGRQSNWITGINGSTNWHGVFNTPLMQGDVN; encoded by the exons ATGGATCATTCAAGTGCACAACACAACCAG GAAATGGCATCTCATGAGACACTAGAAAGCATGTTGGTatgcagcaacaacaacaaagcAGGTGAAGAAAAGAAACTGAAGCCCCCACCAGAACAAGCCTTGAAATGCCCAAGATGTGACTCCAGCAACACCAAGTTCTGTTACTACAACAACTACAGTCTTACTCAGCCTAGATACTTCTGCAAATCTTGTAGAAGGTATTGGACAAAAGGAGGCACTTTGAGAAATGTTCCTGTAGGTGGAGGGTGCAGGAAGAACCGTAgatcctcatcatcatccacttcatcttcttcatcaagGATCAGAACTAGTCAGGATCATCACCCATCACTCCTCCAAGCCAACCCTCTTTTGGCTGCTTATGATTCTACTGACCTTTCTCTTGCCTTTGCAAGGCTTCAAAATGGGCAACTAGGGTTTGATCACTATCAGAATCATGACCATGATCAGTTCTCAGTGATGGGTAATAATCCTAATGCCGGTAGTACCCATGGGTTTCTTGATGCTATAAGAAATGGGTATCTTGAAAATCCATTCAATGGGTTTCAGAATGCTTCTTACTATGGGAACAATGCTGAAAATGTTGGGGGTATGAATGTCAATGTGGAAGCTCAAATGGGTAACCTCCCATATGAAGATTTGATGAGTAGTGGTGCCACAACACAAGCTGTGACAGTCACCACTGTGAAGCAAGAGGGTCCAAGTGTTGCCCGAGAAGCCGCGGTGGCTCCAGAAGCTGGAAGGGTATTGTGGGGATATCCATGGCAGCTCaatggtggtggagatggtggtaGCATTATGGGTGATGTTGATGCTGCAGGGAGACAGAGCAACTGGATCACTGGGATTAATGGTTCTACTAATTGGCATGGAGTTTTCAATACTCCTCTCATGCAAGGAGATGTTAATTAg